A section of the Oikeobacillus pervagus genome encodes:
- a CDS encoding S-layer homology domain-containing protein, whose protein sequence is MPRFAKSLLLSLIFIFCYSSSSIQGHAATVFTDVNDDHWAKDEIEFLQTRNIINGYPDGSKAYFKPEANVTRAQAAKMLSIARGKTELHVSNASFPDVPTDHYASGWIERAIHEGYFDRPKSTKDTFNPNGLLTRDQMSKVVAIAFNLNLEASSDKPMPFSDIPKDYWAYQHISSLYYSGITTGSNNRFLPRNNITRAQFSAFLARALSDSFKVKPAPVPVPEPKPEPGPVGDVYHTTIYPISLNEIINIQMTKSPQTDLYRNGKSFVHKNFVKLAGTTFPTTGIVTTNGLNVREGAGETYWIIGKLNTNARVSVIGRTGDWLEIKYGTWRNAKMDDLTRFINPTNFAKNSSEYFQFLLLSKSAGISLEDLNNKILVNKGILSGKGQAFIDASRKYKINEIYLISHSLLETGNGNSSLSKGMLVSSIDGKSVEPKIVYNMYGIGAYDRCPEQCGSETAYKNGWFTPEAAIIGGAQYIANSYINHDTYKQNTLYKMRWNPENPGTHQYATDIGWAVKQVNNIKKLYDLIDRYTQYYDVPSYK, encoded by the coding sequence TTGCCAAGGTTTGCTAAGTCTCTTTTATTGTCTCTCATCTTCATATTTTGCTACTCATCCTCAAGTATACAAGGACATGCAGCAACAGTATTTACAGATGTAAATGACGACCATTGGGCAAAAGATGAAATTGAATTTTTACAAACAAGAAACATTATTAATGGATATCCAGATGGAAGTAAGGCCTATTTCAAACCAGAAGCAAATGTGACAAGGGCACAGGCGGCAAAAATGCTATCGATCGCAAGAGGGAAAACAGAATTACATGTTTCAAATGCTTCCTTCCCAGACGTCCCTACTGATCATTATGCTTCCGGGTGGATTGAACGAGCCATTCATGAAGGGTACTTCGATAGACCAAAATCTACTAAGGATACATTCAATCCAAATGGCCTATTAACTAGGGACCAGATGAGTAAAGTTGTTGCGATTGCTTTTAATTTAAACCTCGAAGCATCATCTGATAAACCGATGCCTTTCAGCGATATACCTAAAGATTACTGGGCTTACCAACATATTTCTTCCCTATATTATTCTGGCATAACAACAGGTAGTAACAATCGCTTTTTGCCAAGAAATAATATTACGAGAGCCCAATTTTCTGCATTTCTCGCAAGAGCTTTAAGTGATTCATTTAAAGTAAAACCAGCACCTGTTCCAGTGCCAGAACCAAAACCAGAACCAGGACCTGTTGGGGATGTGTATCATACGACAATATACCCAATATCGTTAAACGAAATAATTAATATCCAAATGACAAAAAGCCCACAAACAGATTTGTATCGAAATGGGAAATCATTTGTTCATAAAAACTTTGTGAAACTCGCAGGTACCACCTTTCCAACAACAGGAATCGTCACAACCAATGGCTTAAATGTTCGCGAAGGGGCTGGCGAAACTTATTGGATCATTGGAAAATTAAATACAAACGCAAGAGTCTCTGTTATTGGACGGACAGGTGACTGGCTAGAAATTAAATATGGAACGTGGAGAAACGCAAAAATGGACGATTTAACGCGCTTTATAAATCCTACTAATTTCGCCAAAAATAGCAGTGAATACTTTCAATTCCTTTTATTATCGAAAAGTGCTGGCATTTCACTTGAAGATTTAAATAACAAGATTCTAGTTAATAAGGGGATCCTTAGTGGTAAAGGTCAAGCATTTATTGATGCAAGTAGGAAATATAAAATTAATGAAATCTATCTTATTTCCCATTCCTTACTAGAAACCGGAAATGGAAATTCATCATTATCGAAAGGTATGTTAGTGTCCTCTATCGATGGTAAAAGCGTCGAGCCGAAAATAGTTTATAATATGTACGGAATAGGGGCTTATGACCGTTGTCCCGAACAATGTGGATCAGAAACAGCTTATAAAAATGGTTGGTTCACACCTGAAGCCGCCATCATTGGAGGAGCACAGTACATAGCAAATAGCTATATTAATCATGATACTTACAAACAAAACACATTGTATAAAATGAGATGGAACCCAGAAAACCCCGGTACACATCAATATGCAACAGATATCGGTTGGGCTGTAAAACAAGTCAATAATATTAAAAAACTATATGACTTAATCGACCGGTATACCCAATATTACGATGTACCATCTTATAAATAA
- a CDS encoding efflux RND transporter periplasmic adaptor subunit encodes MKNWRMILTISLSVAFVVGNLYLIFKEDSKVHRSQWLNQWDQVEVDDVIETFSTAGVITPAEEYPIYFDRHMGSFQKFLVSKGEKVFPSSPLFEYSSSEIDEKRTELETEKTKIQNEIQLIEAHIRKVEDLRYSSKKKKENETEDSTTVTLDNEILNQELEKKKLDEELKRYDRLLADLDTKKNNLKVTSMYEGYVKEINQQLENPILTIRSATPAVQGSFTGKQLKKVSEGMKAEVKLPSVKEILDGSIQHVETYPEKEPAVKRKSLYPFSIQLSQIEDLEEEITPGTKAKVKIITDEALNALAIPHTSIFHEGKKSYLLLLNKAGKIEKREIKTGLLVDGLQEIKKGVKKGDTFILNPTDIRLKNTTFITPIDLSLLDKKTIKEMRKKEIAKYLLMGFL; translated from the coding sequence TTGAAAAACTGGAGAATGATCTTAACGATTTCTCTAAGTGTTGCTTTTGTAGTCGGAAATCTTTATTTAATTTTTAAAGAAGACAGTAAAGTACACAGATCCCAATGGCTAAATCAATGGGATCAAGTCGAAGTCGATGATGTGATTGAAACATTTTCAACAGCTGGTGTGATTACACCTGCTGAAGAATACCCTATTTATTTCGATCGTCATATGGGCTCCTTTCAAAAATTTCTAGTGAGTAAAGGAGAAAAGGTCTTTCCATCATCTCCATTATTTGAGTATTCCTCTTCTGAAATAGATGAAAAAAGAACAGAATTGGAAACTGAAAAGACTAAGATTCAAAATGAAATTCAACTGATTGAAGCCCATATCAGAAAAGTAGAGGATTTGCGCTATTCATCGAAAAAGAAAAAGGAAAACGAGACAGAGGATTCAACAACCGTTACATTGGACAATGAAATTTTGAATCAAGAATTAGAAAAAAAGAAATTAGACGAAGAGTTAAAAAGATATGATCGTTTACTTGCTGATTTAGATACAAAGAAAAATAATCTAAAGGTTACAAGTATGTATGAAGGGTATGTGAAAGAGATCAACCAACAATTAGAGAATCCGATCTTAACAATTCGATCCGCTACCCCCGCTGTACAGGGTAGCTTCACAGGGAAACAATTGAAAAAAGTGTCTGAAGGGATGAAAGCCGAGGTAAAACTTCCTTCAGTCAAGGAAATTCTAGATGGTTCGATTCAACATGTGGAAACATATCCAGAAAAAGAGCCTGCAGTTAAAAGAAAAAGCCTCTATCCATTTTCTATCCAATTATCGCAGATAGAGGATTTAGAGGAAGAAATAACACCAGGAACAAAGGCAAAGGTTAAAATAATTACAGATGAGGCATTGAATGCATTGGCCATTCCTCATACGAGTATTTTTCATGAAGGAAAAAAATCTTACCTTTTATTATTGAATAAGGCTGGAAAAATTGAAAAACGGGAAATCAAAACAGGCCTCTTAGTAGATGGTCTTCAAGAAATTAAAAAAGGGGTAAAAAAAGGGGATACATTTATATTAAATCCCACAGATATCCGTTTAAAGAATACAACGTTTATCACACCTATAGATCTATCCCTGCTTGATAAAAAGACCATAAAAGAAATGCGAAAAAAAGAAATCGCTAAATATTTACTAATGGGTTTCCTTTAA
- the serC gene encoding 3-phosphoserine/phosphohydroxythreonine transaminase, whose protein sequence is MERVYNFSAGPSMLPLPVLEKAQKEFVNYAQSGMSVMELSHRSALFTDIIVEAETLLRELMSIPENYKVLFVQGGASTQFSMIPMNLLVNSKKADYVHTGSWSKKAMAEAKKIGDIRIVASSEDKNFSYIPTLQSDMFDPEADYVHITTNNTIEGTKFSSIPDTGRVPLVADMSSNILSEQIDVSQFGLIYAGAQKNIGPAGLTVVIIREDLIGKADANCPTMLNYKTHSDKQSLYNTPPTYGIYIAKLVFEWLKELGGIAAMEKINREKAKILYDFLDESKLFSSPIEKNSRSLMNIPFVAPTEELNAKFIKEAKAVGLETLKGHRSVGGMRASIYNAMPTEGVKALVNFMKEFEKNNL, encoded by the coding sequence ATGGAGAGAGTTTATAATTTTTCAGCTGGTCCTTCTATGTTACCACTGCCTGTTTTAGAGAAAGCTCAAAAGGAGTTTGTAAATTATGCGCAGTCTGGTATGTCTGTAATGGAGTTAAGTCATCGATCAGCCCTATTTACGGATATTATTGTAGAAGCAGAAACACTTTTACGTGAATTAATGAGCATACCAGAAAATTACAAAGTTTTATTTGTTCAAGGTGGGGCTTCTACGCAGTTTTCGATGATTCCGATGAATTTACTCGTAAACAGTAAAAAAGCAGACTATGTTCATACAGGATCTTGGTCAAAAAAAGCGATGGCCGAAGCGAAAAAAATAGGGGATATCCGAATTGTGGCTTCCTCTGAGGATAAAAATTTCAGTTATATTCCGACTTTACAATCAGACATGTTTGACCCGGAAGCAGACTATGTTCATATCACCACGAATAATACGATTGAAGGAACCAAGTTCTCTAGTATTCCAGATACAGGAAGAGTTCCTCTCGTGGCAGATATGTCTTCTAATATCTTATCTGAACAGATTGATGTTTCTCAATTTGGCTTGATTTATGCTGGCGCGCAAAAAAATATCGGTCCAGCAGGATTAACAGTTGTCATTATTCGGGAAGACCTCATTGGAAAAGCAGATGCCAACTGCCCGACTATGTTAAATTACAAAACCCATAGTGACAAACAATCGTTGTATAATACACCGCCTACATATGGTATTTATATAGCGAAGCTTGTATTTGAATGGTTGAAGGAACTCGGTGGAATTGCAGCAATGGAGAAAATTAATCGTGAAAAGGCAAAAATTTTATACGACTTTCTCGACGAATCTAAATTATTCTCCTCTCCAATAGAAAAGAACAGTCGTTCCTTAATGAACATTCCTTTTGTGGCTCCAACGGAAGAATTGAATGCGAAGTTTATTAAAGAAGCGAAAGCAGTTGGATTAGAAACATTAAAAGGACATCGTTCAGTTGGAGGAATGCGAGCAAGTATTTATAATGCGATGCCTACAGAGGGTGTTAAAGCACTCGTAAACTTTATGAAAGAGTTCGAAAAGAACAATCTCTAG
- a CDS encoding S8 family peptidase: MIKKLFFLLFMMFFSFSSITFAQEEKEWIMYFTSEQKAYEFQHKYPNYSIDRVDNIVKVSATRNQVEQWKSSKTIENFDPNYVKTSVNRPLVNDPLVTRQWGLEAIKFQSVIEKYSTTSKNLLIGKSFSTENEHFPYSSQPFESNTFKISLDGEMINRLSILLDHQEGNWTLSVLDENKNLISKNSGTSEKLDVLLPRGKQLDTLIINIHLQKQWKTTPKIQKVTGVHHIRIGVIDSGIAPHQDFCDNILTSLGKDYKDGFSTPTDEYGHGTHVTGIMGACSNNQTGISGTLAGAPVDIIPLKVLNKYGLGGDYEISKAIQDAIEMNVDVLNISIAGKGKTMMLEESVKKAFEHQIPVIVAAGNWSTLTNTIYPAAFPYVITVSGLTPKKTKVPTSNYGWEVDISAPGENIVSTFLHNTYEPLTGTSMATPFVSTAASLLKVEHPTMDIVQLRTQLMKSTDDVMEKGYDINSGNGSINYQSILDKNQFAPSKMEWLELKEGQTLTKANQLIAFSPTTKGMTAHIFLNENKINEQKINQLLNTVQVPINLQHPNNRFITILTDGEKVEEINYLQAKQSNPSKDEFRDVPHSYWAYQEINEAYQEGLINGYDSKFFRPDDPVTRKHTTMMLNRLFKWNQLETLKPPFSDVSGELNIANFSILSAAEQGVIRGYPTGEFLPNQHLTRGQMALMLARSLHLRQTSEIAKPHLFKDVKETDEIYHAVQVLTSMGIITKQEYFKPNHRLTRAQLASFLVRTMHKRLL; encoded by the coding sequence ATGATAAAAAAATTATTCTTCTTGCTTTTCATGATGTTCTTTTCCTTTTCTTCTATTACTTTTGCCCAAGAGGAAAAGGAATGGATTATGTATTTTACTTCAGAACAAAAGGCATACGAATTTCAACATAAATATCCGAATTATAGTATAGATCGGGTTGACAATATTGTGAAAGTGTCAGCAACGAGGAATCAAGTTGAACAATGGAAATCATCAAAAACAATCGAGAATTTCGATCCAAATTATGTAAAAACCTCAGTCAATCGACCGCTAGTGAATGATCCACTAGTAACCAGGCAATGGGGATTAGAAGCGATTAAATTTCAAAGTGTAATAGAGAAATACTCGACAACTAGTAAAAATTTATTAATAGGGAAGTCATTTTCAACTGAAAATGAGCATTTTCCTTATTCTAGTCAACCATTTGAATCTAACACTTTTAAAATAAGCCTTGACGGCGAAATGATCAATAGATTATCTATCCTATTGGATCATCAAGAAGGGAATTGGACCTTGTCTGTATTAGACGAAAATAAGAATCTAATCAGTAAGAACAGTGGAACTAGTGAAAAGCTTGATGTTTTGCTACCTAGAGGCAAGCAACTTGATACACTCATCATCAACATCCATTTACAAAAACAATGGAAAACAACACCTAAAATCCAAAAAGTAACGGGAGTTCATCATATTCGAATTGGTGTGATTGATTCAGGAATAGCCCCTCATCAAGACTTCTGCGACAATATTCTTACAAGTCTTGGAAAGGATTATAAAGATGGATTCTCTACACCGACCGACGAATACGGGCATGGTACACATGTTACGGGGATTATGGGTGCCTGTTCAAATAATCAAACAGGTATATCAGGAACGTTAGCTGGAGCCCCTGTTGATATTATTCCATTAAAAGTTTTAAACAAATATGGTCTTGGCGGAGATTACGAAATTAGTAAAGCAATTCAAGACGCAATTGAAATGAACGTGGATGTTTTAAATATCAGTATAGCCGGAAAAGGGAAAACAATGATGCTGGAGGAATCTGTAAAGAAAGCTTTTGAACATCAAATTCCTGTAATAGTAGCAGCTGGAAATTGGTCCACCTTAACAAACACTATTTATCCAGCAGCCTTTCCATATGTAATAACCGTTTCGGGTTTAACTCCGAAAAAAACAAAGGTGCCAACATCAAACTATGGTTGGGAAGTAGATATAAGTGCTCCTGGGGAAAATATCGTAAGTACTTTTTTACATAATACATATGAACCGCTTACGGGTACATCCATGGCCACTCCGTTCGTATCAACAGCAGCATCCCTTTTAAAAGTGGAGCATCCTACCATGGACATTGTGCAACTAAGAACACAATTAATGAAGAGCACGGACGATGTTATGGAAAAAGGATATGATATTAATAGTGGTAACGGCAGTATCAATTACCAAAGTATTCTAGATAAAAATCAGTTTGCCCCTAGTAAGATGGAATGGTTAGAATTAAAGGAAGGACAAACGCTTACAAAGGCCAATCAACTCATCGCCTTCTCACCTACAACAAAAGGAATGACGGCTCATATTTTTTTAAACGAAAATAAAATAAACGAACAAAAAATTAACCAATTATTAAATACAGTCCAAGTTCCAATAAACTTGCAACATCCAAACAATAGGTTCATTACGATTTTGACAGATGGAGAAAAAGTGGAGGAAATTAATTATTTACAGGCTAAGCAATCTAACCCAAGTAAGGATGAATTTCGCGATGTTCCCCACTCATATTGGGCTTATCAGGAAATCAACGAAGCCTATCAAGAAGGATTAATCAACGGTTATGATAGCAAATTTTTTCGACCAGACGATCCGGTTACTAGAAAACATACAACAATGATGCTTAACCGTCTATTTAAATGGAATCAATTGGAAACGTTAAAACCTCCTTTTTCAGATGTTTCAGGTGAACTTAATATCGCAAATTTCTCGATCTTATCTGCAGCTGAACAAGGAGTGATAAGAGGTTATCCAACAGGGGAGTTTTTACCAAATCAACACTTAACAAGGGGGCAAATGGCTTTAATGCTTGCTCGTTCACTTCATTTAAGGCAAACAAGTGAGATAGCAAAACCACATTTGTTTAAGGACGTTAAAGAAACCGATGAAATTTACCACGCTGTTCAAGTCTTAACGTCAATGGGCATCATTACAAAGCAGGAATATTTCAAACCTAATCATAGACTTACACGTGCACAATTAGCTTCATTTCTTGTAAGAACCATGCATAAAAGATTATTGTAA
- a CDS encoding alanine/glycine:cation symporter family protein has protein sequence MLEILQKINNVLWGTPSLILLVGTGLFLTILLKGLQFHKLAYAFKLGFTKEKEEDANAEGDVSNFKALMTALAATIGNGNIAGVATAITLGGPGAIFWMWVVGLLGMATKYAEALLAMKYRVKNANGEYSGGPMYYIERGLGQKWKWLAVGFALFGAFAALGIGNSVQSNTISDVVSKSFHINGTVTAIILVVLTSLIIFGGIQRISTVAGIFVPVMAFLYIGGALLIIGLNYDQIIPAFGLIFHYAFHPISAVGGFTGVVVSEAIRNGVSKGIFSNEAGLGTAALIAGNARADHPVKQALVAMTGTFIVTIIVCTMTGLVLLMTGFWDPTGGLISGVSHDPTVEGGALTTAAFSAELGSMGEWIVSLSVIFFGFSTIVGWYVYGEKCFEYLAGLKYIGVYRLIYVAATGIGAIASLTTVWAFADMANALMMIPNLIGILLLSKVIVKETNSFFNQKEKIEQIKKAS, from the coding sequence ATGTTAGAAATTTTACAAAAGATTAATAATGTACTCTGGGGAACCCCTAGTTTAATTTTACTTGTCGGAACTGGATTATTTCTAACCATCTTATTAAAAGGTTTACAATTTCATAAACTTGCCTATGCATTCAAGCTTGGTTTTACAAAAGAAAAAGAAGAAGATGCCAATGCGGAAGGTGATGTTAGTAATTTCAAAGCCTTAATGACTGCATTAGCTGCCACAATCGGGAACGGAAATATTGCTGGAGTTGCAACCGCCATCACTCTTGGTGGTCCAGGGGCCATTTTCTGGATGTGGGTAGTCGGACTTCTTGGAATGGCAACCAAATATGCAGAAGCATTGCTCGCGATGAAATATCGAGTAAAAAATGCAAATGGCGAGTATTCTGGCGGACCCATGTATTATATTGAAAGAGGTCTAGGCCAAAAATGGAAATGGTTGGCGGTCGGCTTTGCTTTATTCGGGGCTTTCGCTGCTTTAGGGATTGGGAATAGCGTCCAGTCAAATACCATTTCAGATGTGGTCAGTAAAAGTTTCCATATTAACGGAACTGTGACAGCAATTATTCTGGTTGTGTTAACATCCTTAATCATCTTTGGTGGGATTCAACGGATTAGTACAGTTGCAGGGATATTCGTTCCTGTCATGGCTTTTCTATACATTGGTGGCGCCTTATTAATTATTGGACTCAACTACGATCAAATCATCCCGGCGTTTGGCCTCATTTTCCACTATGCTTTTCACCCAATTTCTGCTGTTGGCGGATTTACTGGCGTTGTCGTGTCTGAAGCCATCCGCAATGGAGTATCAAAAGGAATTTTTTCAAACGAAGCTGGTCTAGGTACAGCTGCTCTTATTGCTGGAAATGCCCGGGCAGATCACCCTGTTAAACAAGCGTTAGTTGCGATGACAGGTACATTTATCGTCACGATTATCGTTTGTACAATGACAGGTCTTGTTCTTCTTATGACAGGATTTTGGGACCCAACTGGAGGATTGATTTCGGGAGTTTCTCATGACCCTACCGTCGAGGGAGGAGCCTTAACGACTGCTGCTTTCTCTGCTGAACTTGGCAGCATGGGTGAATGGATTGTCTCACTTTCCGTTATTTTCTTTGGATTTTCAACCATTGTTGGTTGGTATGTCTACGGAGAAAAATGTTTCGAATATCTTGCAGGTTTGAAATATATTGGTGTATACCGCCTCATTTATGTAGCTGCAACAGGTATTGGAGCTATAGCAAGCCTCACAACAGTTTGGGCATTTGCTGATATGGCAAACGCATTAATGATGATTCCCAACTTAATCGGTATATTATTACTTTCCAAAGTCATCGTAAAAGAAACAAACAGCTTTTTTAACCAAAAAGAAAAAATCGAACAAATAAAAAAAGCAAGTTAA
- a CDS encoding phosphoglycerate dehydrogenase, with protein MYAIKPLNNIAKCGLDVFNKDLYEVNDQSENPDGIILRSFNMHDMEFPENLKGIARAGAGVNNIPVQSCSEKGIVVFNTPGANANAVKELVLATILASSRNLIDGVSWVKTLEGEGEKVPKLVEAGKKEFVGREIAGKTLGVIGLGAVGALVANSALALDMEVMGFDPFISVDTAWNLSRNVQRAMTIEQIFSSCDFITVHVPLTEQTRGMFNKEAFSLMKNNVKILNFSRGELANEEDLKAAIESGIVGKYITDFPNENVINMKNVIAIPHLGASTKESEENCAIMAARQLKNYIETGNIKNSVNFANVELPYVGKRRITIAHHNVPNMVGQITAILAHYHLNIADMLNRSKGEFAYTLIDIDNEVEDAIVPELKEKIKTVSGVVRVRVI; from the coding sequence ATGTATGCAATTAAACCGTTAAATAATATCGCAAAATGCGGATTAGATGTATTTAATAAAGACTTATATGAAGTCAATGACCAAAGTGAAAATCCAGATGGAATTATTTTACGAAGCTTCAATATGCATGACATGGAATTTCCTGAAAACTTAAAGGGAATTGCTCGTGCAGGTGCAGGGGTAAATAATATTCCTGTTCAATCTTGTTCTGAAAAAGGAATTGTTGTATTTAACACACCTGGTGCGAATGCCAACGCCGTTAAAGAACTTGTATTAGCTACTATCTTAGCTTCTTCTCGTAACTTAATTGATGGAGTTAGCTGGGTAAAAACTCTTGAAGGTGAAGGAGAAAAAGTTCCTAAGCTTGTAGAAGCAGGTAAGAAGGAATTTGTAGGTAGAGAAATTGCTGGAAAAACTTTAGGTGTAATTGGATTGGGTGCTGTTGGTGCATTGGTAGCAAATAGTGCACTTGCACTTGATATGGAAGTGATGGGATTTGACCCATTCATTTCTGTTGATACGGCTTGGAATTTATCCCGCAATGTTCAACGTGCCATGACAATTGAACAAATTTTCTCTTCATGTGACTTTATTACAGTTCACGTTCCATTAACAGAGCAAACGAGAGGAATGTTTAATAAAGAAGCTTTCAGTTTAATGAAAAACAATGTGAAAATTTTGAACTTCTCTCGTGGTGAACTTGCGAATGAGGAAGATTTAAAAGCAGCGATTGAAAGTGGTATTGTTGGAAAATACATTACTGATTTCCCTAATGAAAATGTAATCAACATGAAAAACGTAATTGCCATTCCTCATCTTGGAGCTTCAACGAAGGAATCAGAGGAAAATTGTGCGATTATGGCAGCAAGACAACTTAAAAACTACATTGAAACAGGAAATATTAAAAACTCTGTTAACTTTGCTAATGTAGAACTTCCATATGTCGGTAAACGCAGAATTACAATTGCCCATCATAATGTTCCAAATATGGTTGGACAAATTACAGCTATTCTTGCACATTATCATCTAAACATTGCGGATATGTTAAACCGCAGTAAAGGTGAATTTGCTTATACATTAATCGATATCGATAATGAAGTGGAGGATGCAATTGTCCCTGAATTAAAAGAGAAAATCAAGACGGTTTCAGGTGTAGTAAGAGTCAGAGTAATCTAA
- a CDS encoding LysM peptidoglycan-binding and 3D domain-containing protein — MKKSIIALAATTILSTGYIGSASAQSYKVERGDNLWNIAREHHTTVEQLKDWNGIASDIIYPNQVLTVSAEPIYYQIQKGDTLSKIARMHGVSVQNLKAMNQLTSDLIYAGNRLIVAGGSVNQTVTEPAPQINESNKVKEPVNNPSSQASESAHTEQPAQPAVEAVEETPTPVPAQPAPQQEASANTNGNEFTVTATAYTAECDGCSGTTATGINLKSNPNAKIIAVDPNVIPLGSKVYVEGYGEAIAGDTGGAIKGNKIDIFVPSEDQARNWGVRTVKVKVLQ; from the coding sequence GTGAAAAAATCTATAATTGCTCTTGCAGCCACGACAATACTATCAACAGGCTACATAGGCAGTGCTTCAGCACAATCTTATAAGGTCGAGCGCGGAGACAACTTATGGAATATTGCACGAGAACATCATACTACGGTAGAACAATTGAAGGATTGGAATGGCATAGCGTCTGATATCATTTATCCAAATCAAGTGTTAACAGTTTCAGCTGAACCGATTTATTACCAAATTCAAAAAGGGGATACTTTAAGTAAAATCGCCCGTATGCACGGAGTTTCTGTTCAAAACTTAAAAGCGATGAATCAATTAACATCTGATTTGATATACGCTGGCAATCGACTAATAGTAGCGGGTGGATCGGTAAATCAAACAGTAACTGAACCTGCTCCACAAATAAATGAATCAAATAAGGTGAAGGAACCAGTGAACAATCCATCTTCACAGGCTTCTGAATCAGCTCATACAGAGCAACCAGCGCAACCAGCAGTGGAAGCAGTTGAAGAAACACCTACACCAGTTCCAGCACAACCTGCCCCACAGCAGGAAGCGTCTGCCAATACAAATGGGAATGAATTTACGGTAACAGCGACAGCCTATACCGCTGAATGTGATGGTTGTTCTGGAACTACTGCAACAGGAATTAATTTAAAATCAAACCCAAATGCAAAAATAATTGCTGTTGATCCAAATGTAATTCCGCTCGGTTCCAAAGTGTATGTTGAAGGATATGGCGAAGCGATTGCAGGTGACACAGGTGGAGCCATTAAAGGAAATAAGATTGATATCTTTGTCCCAAGTGAAGACCAAGCAAGGAATTGGGGCGTTCGTACTGTTAAAGTAAAAGTATTACAATAA